In the Streptomyces sp. BHT-5-2 genome, one interval contains:
- a CDS encoding DUF3817 domain-containing protein — translation MKPSVLTRYRAMAYITAVMLLVLCACMVFKYGFGIGKDLTLFVAQVHGVLYIIYLIFAFDLGSKARWPFGKLLWVLISGTIPTAAFFVERKVVREVRPLLAKTAPEPVKV, via the coding sequence ATGAAGCCAAGCGTGCTGACCCGTTACCGGGCGATGGCCTACATCACCGCCGTGATGCTGCTCGTGCTCTGCGCCTGCATGGTGTTCAAGTACGGCTTCGGGATCGGCAAGGACCTGACCCTCTTCGTCGCCCAGGTCCACGGCGTGCTCTACATCATCTACCTGATCTTCGCCTTCGATCTGGGCTCCAAGGCGCGCTGGCCGTTCGGCAAGCTGCTGTGGGTGCTGATCTCCGGGACGATCCCGACGGCCGCGTTCTTCGTGGAGCGCAAGGTGGTCCGCGAGGTCCGGCCGCTGCTGGCCAAGACCGCGCCGGAGCCGGTCAAGGTCTGA
- a CDS encoding methylmalonyl-CoA mutase: MDADAIEEGRRRWQARYDSARKREADFSTLSGDPVEPVYGPRPGDSVEGFDRIGWPGEYPFTRGLYPTGYRGRTWTIRQFAGFGNARQTNERYKMILKAGGGGLSVAFDMPTLMGRDSDDPRSLGEVGHCGVAIDSAADMEVLFQDIPLGDVTTSMTISGPAVPVFCMYLVAAERQGVDPAVLNGTLQTDIFKEYIAQKEWLFQPEPHLRLIGDLMEHCAHGIPAYKPLSVSGYHIREAGATAAQELAYTLADGFGYVELGLSRGLDVDTFAPGLSFFFDAHVDFFEEIAKFRAARRIWARWMRDVYGARSEKAQWLRFHTQTAGVSLTAQQPYNNVVRTAVEALAAVLGGTNSLHTNALDETLALPSEQAAEIALRTQQVLMEETGVANVADPLGGSWYVEALTDRMEADAEKIFAQITERGARAVPDGQHPIGPITSGILRGIEDGWFTGEIAESAFRYQQALEKGEKRVVGVNCHDGSVTGDLEILRVSHEVEREQVRVLAGRKAARDDARVQAALKEMLAAARGDRNMIGPMLDAVRAEATLGEICGALRDEWGTYTEPAGF; this comes from the coding sequence ATGGACGCTGACGCGATCGAAGAGGGCCGCCGTCGCTGGCAGGCCCGGTACGACTCCGCCCGGAAGCGGGAGGCCGACTTCAGCACGCTCTCCGGCGACCCGGTGGAGCCGGTGTACGGTCCGCGCCCCGGCGACTCCGTCGAGGGCTTCGACCGGATCGGCTGGCCGGGGGAGTACCCGTTCACGCGCGGCCTGTATCCGACGGGCTACCGCGGCCGGACGTGGACGATCCGCCAGTTCGCCGGCTTCGGCAACGCCCGGCAGACCAACGAGCGCTACAAGATGATCCTCAAGGCCGGCGGCGGCGGCCTCTCGGTGGCGTTCGACATGCCGACGCTGATGGGGCGGGACTCCGACGACCCGCGCTCGCTCGGCGAGGTCGGGCACTGCGGCGTCGCCATCGACTCGGCGGCCGACATGGAGGTCCTGTTCCAGGACATCCCGCTCGGCGACGTCACGACGTCCATGACGATCAGCGGCCCGGCCGTCCCGGTCTTCTGCATGTACCTGGTCGCCGCCGAGCGGCAGGGCGTCGACCCGGCGGTGCTCAACGGCACGCTCCAGACCGACATCTTCAAGGAGTACATCGCGCAGAAGGAGTGGCTCTTCCAGCCGGAGCCGCATCTGCGGCTGATCGGCGATCTGATGGAGCACTGCGCGCACGGCATCCCCGCCTACAAGCCGCTGTCGGTCTCCGGCTACCACATCCGGGAGGCCGGCGCGACGGCCGCCCAGGAGCTGGCGTACACCCTCGCCGACGGCTTCGGCTACGTCGAGCTGGGCCTCTCCCGCGGGCTGGACGTCGACACCTTCGCGCCCGGCCTGTCCTTCTTCTTCGACGCGCATGTGGACTTCTTCGAGGAGATCGCCAAGTTCCGCGCCGCGCGCCGGATCTGGGCGCGCTGGATGCGCGACGTCTACGGCGCGCGCAGCGAGAAGGCGCAGTGGCTGCGCTTCCACACCCAGACCGCCGGCGTCTCGCTGACCGCCCAGCAGCCGTACAACAACGTGGTGCGCACGGCCGTGGAGGCGCTGGCCGCGGTGCTCGGCGGCACCAACTCGCTGCACACCAACGCCCTGGACGAGACGCTGGCCCTGCCCAGCGAGCAGGCCGCGGAGATCGCGCTGCGCACCCAGCAGGTGCTGATGGAGGAGACCGGCGTCGCCAACGTCGCCGATCCGCTGGGCGGTTCGTGGTACGTGGAGGCGCTGACCGACCGGATGGAGGCGGACGCGGAGAAGATCTTCGCGCAGATAACGGAGCGCGGGGCGCGGGCGGTGCCGGACGGACAGCACCCCATCGGCCCGATCACCTCCGGCATCCTGCGCGGCATCGAGGACGGCTGGTTCACCGGCGAGATCGCCGAGTCCGCGTTCCGCTACCAACAGGCCCTGGAGAAGGGCGAGAAGAGGGTCGTCGGCGTCAACTGCCACGACGGCTCGGTCACCGGCGACCTGGAGATCCTGCGGGTCAGCCACGAGGTCGAGCGGGAGCAGGTGCGGGTCCTCGCCGGGCGGAAGGCCGCCCGCGACGACGCCCGGGTGCAGGCCGCGCTGAAGGAGATGCTGGCCGCCGCCCGCGGCGACCGCAACATGATCGGGCCGATGCTGGACGCCGTCCGCGCGGAGGCGACCCTCGGCGAGATCTGCGGTGCGCTGCGCGACGAGTGGGGCACGTACACCGAGCCGGCGGGCTTCTGA
- a CDS encoding HAMP domain-containing sensor histidine kinase: MTGRRRLGGRWVRRRPLRTRLALAASAAVALVAVGVCAAAFLVIRVQMTRQLDLALGQTATQQLQRTRDWGPVAGDTGCRYPASACIQITPADPRKDARGHYVLPVAPATREVAAGRHLPYYTNSTVAGYPVRVFTTRVPHRDEALQVALRSDTVERGVRQAAWGLAVVGGAGVLLAAGLGYWVSRTGLAPVARLTATAERIATTRDPRHRIDLPAGPPGHEDEVTRLAASFNTMLGELEQSVTAQRRLVADASHELRTPLTALRTNAELLARADRLTDSQRDRASAALARQLREVTTLVNDLIELARDEEPRPLLEQVRPAALLEHVVTAAREHWPDVAFTLRIAPEAADTALPGVPARLTRLLSNLLDNAAKFSPPGGPVETELSSVADEVHLTVRDHGPGIDADDLPYVFDRFYRARAARALPGSGLGLAMARQIARAHGAELSAEQAPGGGALFRLRLRGAGPPAGTG; this comes from the coding sequence ATGACCGGCCGGCGCCGCCTGGGCGGCCGCTGGGTCCGCCGCCGGCCGCTGCGCACCCGGCTGGCGCTGGCCGCCTCCGCCGCGGTCGCCCTGGTGGCGGTCGGCGTCTGCGCCGCCGCGTTCCTCGTCATCCGCGTCCAGATGACCCGCCAACTCGACCTCGCCCTGGGGCAGACGGCCACCCAGCAGCTCCAGCGCACCCGCGACTGGGGCCCCGTCGCGGGCGACACCGGCTGCCGCTACCCGGCCTCCGCCTGCATCCAGATCACCCCCGCCGACCCCCGCAAGGACGCCCGCGGCCACTACGTCCTGCCGGTCGCCCCCGCCACCCGCGAGGTCGCCGCCGGCCGCCACCTGCCCTACTACACGAACTCCACCGTCGCCGGTTATCCCGTCCGGGTCTTCACCACCCGCGTCCCCCACCGGGACGAGGCCCTGCAGGTCGCCCTCCGCTCCGACACCGTCGAACGCGGGGTGCGACAGGCCGCCTGGGGGCTGGCCGTGGTCGGCGGCGCGGGCGTCCTGCTGGCCGCCGGCCTGGGCTACTGGGTCTCCCGTACGGGTCTGGCCCCGGTCGCCCGGCTGACCGCCACCGCGGAGCGGATCGCCACCACCCGCGACCCCCGGCACCGCATCGACCTCCCGGCGGGGCCGCCCGGCCACGAGGACGAGGTCACCCGGCTCGCCGCCAGCTTCAACACCATGCTCGGCGAACTGGAGCAGTCCGTCACCGCCCAGCGCCGCCTGGTCGCCGACGCCTCCCACGAGCTGCGCACCCCGCTCACCGCGCTCCGCACCAACGCCGAACTCCTCGCCCGCGCGGACCGCTTGACGGACAGTCAGCGAGATCGGGCGTCGGCGGCGCTGGCCCGCCAGCTGCGCGAGGTCACCACCCTCGTCAACGACCTGATCGAGCTGGCCCGCGACGAGGAGCCCCGGCCGCTGCTCGAACAGGTCCGCCCGGCCGCCCTGCTGGAGCACGTGGTGACCGCGGCCCGCGAACACTGGCCGGACGTCGCCTTCACCCTCCGCATCGCCCCCGAGGCGGCGGACACCGCGCTCCCCGGCGTCCCCGCCCGGCTAACCCGGCTGCTGTCCAACCTCCTGGACAACGCCGCGAAGTTCTCCCCGCCCGGCGGCCCCGTGGAGACCGAACTGTCCTCCGTGGCGGACGAGGTGCACCTGACCGTCCGCGACCACGGCCCCGGCATCGACGCCGACGACCTGCCGTACGTCTTCGACCGCTTCTACCGCGCCCGGGCCGCCCGCGCGCTGCCCGGCTCGGGCCTGGGCCTGGCCATGGCGCGGCAGATCGCCCGCGCGCACGGCGCCGAGCTCAGCGCGGAGCAGGCGCCGGGCGGCGGCGCGCTCTTCCGCCTGCGCCTGCGCGGCGCCGGGCCGCCCGCCGGGACGGGGTGA
- a CDS encoding response regulator transcription factor — MTARPAPAPGPRNIPSVPPAAAPRILVVDDEPEVRAAVSDGLAVEGYEVRGAADGLAALSEVATWQPDALVLDVMMPVLDGLAVCRRLRALDDRTPILVLTALDAVSDRVDGLDAGADDYLVKPFALDELIARVRALLRRAAAAAADDSRLAFADLVVDPATRSGHRGGRPLEFSRTEYTLLELLLQHPGQVLPRETILERVWGRDFGPDSNSLAVYVGYLRRKLEAGGEPRLVHTVHGIGYRLDRPEGT; from the coding sequence ATGACCGCACGCCCCGCACCCGCGCCCGGGCCCCGCAACATCCCCTCGGTTCCGCCGGCCGCCGCCCCCCGGATCCTGGTCGTCGACGACGAACCGGAGGTCCGCGCCGCCGTGTCCGACGGACTCGCCGTCGAGGGCTACGAGGTCCGCGGCGCCGCCGACGGCCTGGCCGCGCTCTCCGAGGTCGCCACCTGGCAGCCCGACGCGCTGGTCCTCGACGTGATGATGCCGGTGCTGGACGGCCTGGCGGTCTGCCGCCGGCTGCGCGCCCTCGACGACCGCACCCCGATCCTGGTCCTGACCGCCCTGGACGCGGTCAGCGACCGGGTCGACGGCCTGGACGCCGGCGCCGACGACTACCTCGTCAAGCCGTTCGCCCTGGACGAGTTGATCGCCCGGGTGCGCGCCCTGCTGCGGCGGGCCGCGGCCGCCGCGGCCGACGACTCCCGGCTGGCCTTCGCCGACCTGGTCGTCGATCCCGCCACCCGCAGCGGCCACCGCGGCGGTCGGCCGCTGGAGTTCAGCCGCACCGAGTACACCCTGCTGGAACTGCTGCTCCAGCACCCCGGCCAGGTGCTGCCCCGGGAGACGATCCTGGAGCGGGTCTGGGGCCGGGACTTCGGACCGGACTCCAACTCCCTGGCCGTCTACGTCGGTTATCTGCGCCGCAAGCTGGAGGCCGGCGGCGAACCCCGGCTGGTGCACACCGTGCACGGCATCGGCTACCGCCTGGACCGGCCGGAGGGCACGTGA
- a CDS encoding glycosyltransferase, with protein sequence MRTPLSVVIGAGGTGGHIYPGLALADALRRAVPDAVISFVGTDRGLETRLIPQAGYQLHTVDMIPFDPSLGARRYLLPAALLKSGAQCRAILRAQGAQVAVGMGGYPSAPVIVGARMAGLPSLIHESNAVPGRANKFAARLTPHIALAFDRSRPHLAGGERAETVGMPLSGPLAGLDRAALRQAARRALGIPEEARLLLVNGGSLGAARLTEAAVGLAGRYLARNRLRLLIKTGPAALDGARAALEANGGAAVAAAVPYLDRMDLAYAAADLVLCRAGSATVAELATIGMPAVLVPYPHAPGDHQTHNARVLSDAGAALLLPDAEVTADRLDALVSPLLADPDRLAAMGAAADPGTHARAADLLAARTLALAGHTHPSHLSHSSHLVNPLKESA encoded by the coding sequence ATGCGCACACCACTCTCGGTCGTGATCGGTGCGGGCGGCACCGGCGGCCACATCTATCCCGGACTCGCCCTCGCCGACGCGCTGCGCCGGGCCGTGCCGGACGCGGTGATCTCCTTCGTGGGGACCGACCGCGGTCTGGAGACACGGCTGATCCCGCAGGCCGGCTATCAGTTGCACACCGTCGACATGATCCCCTTCGACCCGTCGCTGGGCGCCCGGCGCTATCTGCTGCCGGCCGCGCTGCTGAAGTCGGGCGCCCAGTGCCGGGCGATCCTGCGGGCGCAGGGCGCCCAGGTCGCCGTCGGGATGGGCGGCTACCCGAGCGCCCCGGTGATCGTCGGGGCCCGGATGGCGGGGCTGCCCAGCCTGATCCACGAATCCAACGCGGTGCCGGGCCGGGCCAACAAGTTCGCCGCCCGGCTCACCCCGCACATCGCCCTGGCCTTCGACCGCAGCCGCCCGCACCTGGCGGGCGGCGAGCGGGCCGAGACGGTGGGGATGCCGCTGTCCGGGCCGCTGGCCGGGCTGGACCGGGCGGCGCTGCGGCAGGCCGCCCGCCGGGCCCTGGGGATCCCGGAGGAGGCGAGGCTGCTGCTGGTCAACGGCGGCAGCCTGGGCGCCGCCCGGCTCACCGAGGCCGCCGTCGGGCTCGCCGGCCGCTATCTGGCGCGGAACCGGCTGCGGCTGCTGATCAAGACCGGGCCGGCGGCGCTGGACGGCGCCCGCGCCGCGCTGGAGGCGAACGGCGGGGCGGCGGTCGCCGCGGCGGTGCCGTACCTGGACCGGATGGACCTGGCGTACGCGGCGGCCGACCTGGTGCTCTGCCGGGCCGGTTCGGCGACCGTCGCCGAGCTGGCCACCATCGGGATGCCGGCCGTCCTCGTGCCGTATCCGCACGCGCCCGGCGATCACCAGACGCACAACGCCCGGGTGCTCTCCGACGCCGGGGCGGCGCTGCTGCTGCCCGACGCGGAGGTCACCGCCGACCGGCTGGACGCGCTGGTCTCCCCGCTGCTGGCCGATCCGGACCGGCTGGCGGCGATGGGCGCGGCCGCGGACCCCGGCACACACGCCCGCGCCGCCGACCTGCTGGCCGCCCGGACCCTGGCGCTGGCCGGCCACACCCATCCCTCCCACCTCTCCCATTCCTCTCACCTCGTCAACCCCCTGAAGGAGTCAGCATGA
- a CDS encoding GDP-mannose 4,6-dehydratase, with the protein MSTHSTVSRSWAGRKVLVTGAEGFIGSTLVDLLVAAGAEVRAFVHYKPYAEKGNLARYLVPGGPVEMVAGDVRDAGRVMDAVAGCDTVFHLAALIGIPYSYDSPGAYVQTNVVGTENVAEACRRHGVRRMVHTSTSEVYGTALTAPISEEHPLQPQSPYSASKIGADMMALSHWHAFELPVTVVRPFNTYGPRQSARAVIPTILAQLHAGARQIKLGSLTPTRDFTFVTDTAAGFLALADCDRALGQVVNLGSGREIAIGTLAEALIAASGRDAEVVVDAERLRPSGSEVERLLSDNSRAREWASWEPEVSLKEGLARTSEWVAEHLHLFRADRYQV; encoded by the coding sequence ATGAGCACGCACAGCACCGTGTCCCGGTCGTGGGCCGGACGGAAGGTCCTGGTCACCGGGGCCGAGGGGTTCATCGGTTCGACGCTGGTCGACCTGCTGGTGGCGGCCGGCGCCGAGGTGCGCGCCTTTGTCCACTACAAGCCGTACGCGGAGAAGGGGAATCTGGCGCGCTATCTGGTGCCGGGCGGCCCGGTCGAGATGGTCGCCGGCGATGTGCGGGACGCCGGCCGGGTGATGGACGCCGTCGCCGGCTGCGACACCGTCTTCCACCTGGCCGCGCTGATCGGTATCCCGTACAGCTACGACTCGCCCGGCGCGTATGTGCAGACGAACGTGGTGGGCACCGAGAACGTCGCGGAGGCGTGCCGCCGGCACGGTGTGCGGCGGATGGTGCACACCTCCACCAGCGAGGTGTACGGGACCGCGCTCACCGCGCCGATCAGCGAGGAGCACCCGCTCCAGCCGCAGTCGCCCTACTCCGCCTCGAAGATCGGCGCGGACATGATGGCGCTGTCGCACTGGCACGCCTTCGAGCTGCCGGTGACGGTGGTGCGGCCGTTCAACACCTACGGGCCCCGGCAGTCCGCCCGGGCGGTGATCCCGACGATCCTGGCCCAACTGCACGCCGGCGCACGGCAGATCAAGCTCGGCTCGCTGACCCCCACCCGGGACTTCACCTTCGTCACCGACACCGCGGCCGGGTTCCTGGCGCTGGCCGACTGCGACCGGGCGCTGGGGCAGGTCGTCAACCTCGGCAGCGGCCGGGAGATCGCCATCGGGACGCTGGCCGAGGCGCTGATCGCGGCCTCCGGGCGGGACGCGGAGGTGGTGGTGGACGCGGAGCGGCTGCGGCCGTCGGGCAGTGAGGTGGAGCGGTTGCTGTCGGACAACTCCCGGGCCCGGGAGTGGGCTTCGTGGGAGCCGGAGGTCTCGCTCAAGGAGGGGCTGGCACGGACCTCGGAGTGGGTGGCGGAGCATCTGCACCTGTTCCGTGCGGACCGCTACCAGGTGTGA
- a CDS encoding TetR/AcrR family transcriptional regulator: MHQSARPAKGRPGRPRSAETDHAILDATRAALVDVGWGGLTMGEVAARAGVAKTTLYRRWANKSELVVDAVAVLFDELELPDRGCLQSDIEGVVLQFGALLARPETKTALMAVVAESTTDDALRERIRSAIVDRQKRLVLLGRSRAQERGELPPDAGGPDGEEAAECTVGLIFDVIAGAVVHRLLVSAEPVDADWARRFTTLLLAGLAALEP; the protein is encoded by the coding sequence ATGCACCAGTCCGCCCGCCCCGCGAAAGGCCGCCCGGGCCGCCCCCGCAGCGCCGAGACCGACCACGCGATCCTCGACGCCACCCGCGCCGCGCTCGTCGACGTGGGCTGGGGCGGGCTCACCATGGGCGAGGTCGCGGCCCGCGCCGGCGTCGCCAAGACCACCCTCTACCGGCGCTGGGCCAACAAGAGCGAACTGGTCGTGGACGCCGTGGCGGTCCTCTTCGACGAGCTGGAACTCCCCGACCGGGGCTGCCTGCAGTCCGACATCGAGGGCGTGGTGCTCCAGTTCGGCGCGCTGCTGGCCCGGCCCGAGACCAAGACCGCGCTGATGGCGGTGGTCGCCGAGTCCACCACCGACGACGCGCTGCGCGAACGGATCCGCTCGGCGATCGTCGACCGGCAGAAGCGGCTGGTGCTGCTGGGCCGCTCCCGGGCGCAGGAGCGCGGCGAACTCCCGCCGGACGCCGGCGGCCCCGACGGCGAAGAGGCCGCCGAGTGCACCGTGGGCCTGATCTTCGACGTCATCGCCGGGGCCGTCGTGCACCGGCTCCTGGTGAGCGCGGAGCCGGTGGACGCCGACTGGGCCCGGCGGTTCACCACGCTGCTGCTGGCCGGCCTGGCCGCGCTGGAGCCCTGA
- a CDS encoding tetratricopeptide repeat protein codes for MQPRNMSMSGVVDLAAVKAAGEAKQKAEQARAEAARTGAPPAGAGGPLVFDVDEAGFQQDVLQRSTEVPVVIDFWAEWCQPCKQLGPLLESLAAEYAGRFVLAKIDVDANQMLFQQFGVQGIPAVFAVVAGQPIPLFQGAVPESQLRQVLDQLVQVAEQQFGIVGAPVDPAAAEQAPTEAPQPVGPYDAALTAAAEALDAGDLGGAVRAYRNVLSDDPANPEAKLGLAQAELLERVQDLDPQAVRQEAADAPADVRAQIRAADLDLVGGHVEDAFGRLVETVKRTAGDDREAARVRLLELFEVIGPDDPRVTKARTALARVLF; via the coding sequence ATGCAGCCACGCAACATGTCCATGAGCGGAGTCGTCGACCTCGCCGCCGTGAAGGCGGCCGGCGAAGCGAAGCAGAAGGCCGAGCAGGCCCGCGCCGAGGCAGCCCGCACGGGCGCACCGCCGGCCGGCGCCGGTGGCCCCCTGGTGTTCGACGTCGACGAGGCGGGGTTCCAGCAGGACGTCCTGCAGCGGTCCACCGAGGTCCCGGTCGTCATCGACTTCTGGGCCGAGTGGTGCCAGCCGTGCAAGCAGCTCGGGCCGCTGCTGGAGAGCCTCGCGGCGGAGTACGCCGGCAGGTTCGTCCTCGCCAAGATCGACGTCGACGCCAACCAGATGCTGTTCCAGCAGTTCGGGGTGCAGGGCATCCCGGCGGTGTTCGCGGTGGTCGCGGGCCAGCCGATCCCGCTCTTCCAGGGCGCGGTCCCCGAATCGCAGCTGCGGCAGGTGCTGGACCAGCTGGTGCAGGTCGCCGAGCAGCAGTTCGGCATCGTGGGCGCGCCGGTCGACCCGGCCGCGGCCGAGCAGGCCCCCACCGAGGCCCCGCAGCCGGTCGGTCCGTACGACGCGGCGCTGACCGCGGCGGCCGAGGCCCTGGACGCCGGCGACCTCGGCGGCGCCGTCCGCGCCTACCGCAACGTCCTCTCCGACGACCCGGCCAACCCCGAGGCCAAGCTCGGCCTCGCCCAGGCCGAACTCCTGGAGCGGGTGCAGGACCTGGACCCGCAGGCGGTCCGCCAGGAGGCCGCGGACGCGCCGGCCGACGTCCGGGCGCAGATCCGCGCCGCCGATCTGGATCTGGTCGGCGGTCATGTCGAGGACGCCTTCGGCCGGCTGGTCGAGACCGTCAAGCGGACGGCCGGGGACGACCGGGAGGCCGCGCGGGTGCGGCTGCTGGAGCTGTTCGAGGTGATCGGCCCGGACGACCCGCGGGTGACGAAGGCGCGCACCGCCCTGGCGCGCGTCCTCTTCTGA
- a CDS encoding DUF6230 family protein, with amino-acid sequence MESLTRGGTRWKRFAVVMVPSVAATAAIGVALSQGALAASFSVSGQQFKVSTDRLDGEGFVQYGAVDAQKNGKNVPVAVSAFSSAKIHNLCQSVVVPVPVFGDVSMKLRAGTGDPVEAKNLYIDLDQLNADATFNNINIGVAAGSSSKGPGIKKGDKADPGSFAQEADTATLTHVQQRAWATTAGTFKLSGLKMSVTKGKSECY; translated from the coding sequence ATGGAGTCCCTGACTCGTGGCGGGACCAGATGGAAGCGGTTCGCCGTCGTCATGGTGCCGAGCGTCGCGGCCACCGCCGCGATCGGCGTCGCCCTCTCGCAGGGTGCCCTGGCGGCGTCGTTCAGCGTGTCCGGCCAGCAGTTCAAGGTGAGCACGGACCGGCTGGACGGCGAGGGTTTCGTCCAGTACGGCGCGGTCGACGCCCAGAAGAACGGCAAGAACGTGCCGGTCGCGGTCTCGGCGTTCTCCAGCGCCAAGATCCACAACCTGTGCCAGTCCGTCGTCGTCCCGGTCCCGGTCTTCGGCGATGTGTCGATGAAGCTCCGGGCGGGCACCGGTGATCCGGTCGAGGCCAAGAACCTCTACATCGACCTGGACCAGCTGAACGCGGACGCGACCTTCAACAACATCAACATCGGTGTTGCGGCGGGTTCCTCGTCCAAGGGTCCCGGCATCAAGAAGGGCGACAAGGCCGACCCCGGCTCGTTCGCCCAGGAGGCCGACACGGCCACGCTGACCCACGTCCAGCAGCGCGCCTGGGCCACCACGGCCGGCACCTTCAAGCTCAGCGGCCTGAAGATGAGCGTCACCAAG